In bacterium, the following are encoded in one genomic region:
- a CDS encoding FkbM family methyltransferase has product MLSRLISKALERLYVFDSVRAAKDRVRPLKHLIFGKDDIYLVTALIREARGGNDPVKIVLDVGAAYGDKTLTFLRVFPESSVHCFEPQSASRARLVKRIARWKDRVVVHEYGLFNENRTIDLRLYSYPDASSLLPIPQYMRDEGKEEVGTEIIRVRRLDDCLAELSVPKIDLLKVDVEGVEREVLEGAAHALRMTDNVFVEIAPLRKGPHSADYIAVFSLMHELGFTLMGQYGDYWFSKDPSVMTTFFG; this is encoded by the coding sequence ATGCTGAGCCGCCTCATTTCGAAAGCCCTGGAGCGCCTGTACGTCTTCGATTCTGTGCGGGCGGCGAAGGACCGCGTCCGGCCCCTCAAACACCTAATCTTTGGGAAGGATGACATCTACCTCGTCACGGCCCTGATCCGGGAGGCCCGAGGCGGCAACGACCCCGTCAAGATCGTGCTCGATGTCGGCGCGGCCTACGGGGACAAGACCCTGACGTTCCTCCGGGTCTTCCCTGAGAGCTCGGTGCATTGCTTCGAGCCCCAGAGTGCCTCGCGGGCGCGCCTCGTCAAGCGGATCGCGCGTTGGAAAGATCGAGTCGTCGTGCACGAGTACGGTTTGTTCAACGAGAATCGCACGATCGATCTCCGTCTCTACTCATACCCTGATGCGAGTTCCCTGCTCCCCATTCCGCAATATATGCGGGATGAGGGGAAGGAAGAGGTGGGCACGGAGATCATTCGGGTGAGGCGGCTCGACGATTGCCTTGCAGAACTCTCCGTGCCGAAGATCGATCTCTTAAAGGTGGATGTGGAGGGCGTGGAGCGCGAGGTCCTCGAGGGCGCCGCGCACGCGCTCCGGATGACCGACAACGTCTTCGTGGAGATCGCTCCCCTGCGCAAGGGGCCGCACAGCGCGGACTACATCGCGGTCTTCTCGCTCATGCACGAGCTGGGGTTCACGTTGATGGGGCAGTACGGCGACTACTGGTTCTCCAAGGATCCGAGCGTGATGACTACGTTCTTCGGGTGA
- a CDS encoding phosphate--acyl-ACP acyltransferase, translating into MTGPERPIRVAVDCMGGDRAPRETVAGALAAGDAGSLHLLLVGVPGALAPFVPADVLASGRAEVVPSDEAIPEGAAPLAALRATPNASATVTMRQVALGRADAAVSAGSTGPTLLAAVREIGILKGIRRACVGRQILELHPETFLIDLGPTMDCEARHLLEFAVIGATYMRVFQGIANPSVALLSNGREDGKGNRVVKQAAVLLARSGLRYVGMVEGNDVMRGAANVVVCDGFVGNVALKTVEGLGRELAGWLQRELAGTLAAGRVEEMANRLIEMTNPIDLQGSLPLLGVRGHVVMAHGSSDRRAIQAAIGQAVLAVRGQFVEMLRAALGETRERLRVTAKAP; encoded by the coding sequence ATGACCGGCCCCGAGCGCCCGATCCGGGTCGCCGTGGACTGCATGGGAGGCGATCGCGCACCGCGGGAGACCGTCGCGGGCGCGCTGGCCGCCGGCGATGCGGGATCGCTGCACCTGCTCCTCGTGGGCGTGCCTGGGGCGCTGGCCCCGTTCGTGCCGGCGGACGTTCTGGCGTCGGGGCGAGCGGAAGTCGTGCCGAGCGACGAGGCGATCCCGGAGGGCGCGGCGCCGCTTGCGGCTCTCCGAGCCACCCCGAACGCCTCGGCGACCGTGACGATGCGGCAGGTCGCCTTGGGACGGGCCGACGCCGCCGTCAGCGCGGGCAGCACGGGGCCCACGCTCCTCGCCGCCGTCAGGGAGATCGGCATTCTCAAAGGCATCCGGCGGGCCTGCGTCGGGCGTCAGATCCTGGAGCTCCATCCCGAGACCTTCCTCATCGACTTGGGCCCCACGATGGACTGCGAAGCCCGGCACCTCTTGGAGTTCGCCGTGATCGGCGCGACCTACATGCGGGTCTTCCAAGGAATTGCCAACCCCTCTGTAGCGCTCCTCAGCAATGGGCGCGAGGACGGCAAGGGCAACCGCGTCGTGAAGCAGGCGGCCGTATTGCTCGCGCGGTCCGGCCTGCGGTACGTGGGAATGGTCGAGGGGAACGACGTGATGCGTGGGGCGGCCAATGTGGTGGTGTGCGACGGGTTCGTGGGGAACGTCGCCTTGAAGACCGTCGAGGGACTGGGGCGTGAGCTCGCGGGCTGGCTTCAACGCGAGCTCGCCGGCACGCTCGCCGCAGGGCGGGTCGAGGAGATGGCCAACCGGCTGATCGAGATGACCAACCCGATCGACCTGCAGGGGAGCCTGCCGTTGCTCGGCGTGCGCGGCCACGTCGTGATGGCCCACGGGTCCTCGGACCGCCGCGCGATCCAGGCGGCGATCGGCCAGGCCGTGCTGGCGGTGCGGGGGCAGTTTGTGGAGATGCTGCGGGCCGCGCTCGGCGAGACCCGGGAACGCCTACGCGTCACGGCCAAGGCGCCTTGA
- a CDS encoding glucose 1-dehydrogenase has translation MTTTRPLAGRRAIITGGGRGIGRAIAHHLGDLGADVAVLARTRDQVALVAEEVIARGARGVGIPADLSTYPACRDAIAAAREALGGVEILVNNAGWTLTSDFLEEDEPYWRRVIDTNLWGVIFCSRAALEWMVEHGGGVIVNVASDAGRVGTGGEAVYSAAKGGVIALTRSLARELASRNVRVNCVSPGPTATEILTENTADPAHATRIERMIRLIPMRRVARPEEVAEAVAFFCTDASRYITGQVLSVSGGLTMV, from the coding sequence TTGACAACGACGCGACCGCTCGCCGGGCGCCGAGCCATCATCACCGGCGGCGGGCGCGGGATCGGTCGGGCCATCGCCCACCACCTAGGGGATCTCGGGGCTGATGTCGCCGTGCTTGCGCGCACCCGGGACCAGGTCGCGCTGGTCGCGGAGGAGGTGATCGCGCGCGGGGCCCGCGGCGTCGGCATCCCCGCGGACCTCTCCACCTATCCCGCGTGCCGGGACGCGATCGCCGCCGCCCGCGAGGCGCTGGGGGGCGTCGAGATCCTAGTGAACAACGCCGGGTGGACGCTCACCTCCGACTTCCTCGAGGAGGACGAACCGTACTGGCGGCGCGTGATCGATACCAATCTCTGGGGGGTCATCTTCTGTTCACGGGCCGCGCTCGAATGGATGGTGGAGCACGGCGGGGGGGTGATCGTCAACGTCGCGAGCGACGCCGGACGGGTCGGCACCGGCGGTGAGGCCGTCTATTCGGCCGCGAAGGGCGGGGTCATCGCCCTCACCAGATCGCTGGCGCGCGAACTGGCGTCGCGCAATGTCCGGGTGAACTGCGTCAGTCCGGGCCCGACGGCCACCGAGATCCTGACCGAGAACACGGCCGACCCGGCCCACGCCACGCGGATCGAGCGCATGATCCGGCTGATCCCGATGCGTCGCGTGGCCCGCCCCGAGGAGGTCGCCGAGGCGGTCGCGTTCTTCTGCACCGACGCGTCGCGGTACATTACGGGCCAGGTGTTGAGCGTCTCCGGCGGCCTGACGATGGTCTAA
- a CDS encoding CoA-transferase, whose product MPEYSIDELIIVCMARELRGEVLVSSVTSLGALAAHLAKSTQAPDLAVLSTPESGMDAVPMPTLSLGQFLTDNQRAIPLTMEDIFDAIFTDRFRIWINPAQIDQHGNVNISVIGPWDHPKVALVGSRGIPEDTSHLSQGLYYLPSHSPRTVVERVDFISGVGYTPERQQWLGPHGAPTCLVTDLGVFGWDPATGQMVPRTLHPGVSGGTVQERTGFALDVPPSLPVTPPPTAEEIAIIHAADPLEVRKLEFLSGKEAGEKFAAIYERERQTLHAAWPRRRH is encoded by the coding sequence ATGCCGGAGTACAGCATCGACGAACTGATCATCGTCTGCATGGCCCGCGAGCTGCGGGGCGAGGTGCTCGTGAGCTCCGTGACCTCACTGGGGGCGCTCGCGGCTCATCTGGCCAAGAGCACGCAGGCGCCGGATCTGGCCGTCCTCTCGACCCCGGAGTCGGGCATGGACGCCGTGCCGATGCCGACGCTCTCGCTGGGTCAGTTCTTGACCGACAATCAACGCGCGATCCCGCTGACGATGGAGGACATCTTCGATGCGATCTTCACCGATCGGTTCAGGATCTGGATCAATCCTGCGCAGATCGACCAGCACGGCAACGTGAACATCTCCGTGATCGGCCCGTGGGACCACCCCAAGGTCGCCCTCGTCGGGTCACGGGGCATCCCCGAGGACACGAGTCACCTCTCCCAGGGCCTCTACTATCTCCCCTCGCACTCCCCCCGCACCGTCGTCGAACGGGTCGATTTCATCAGCGGCGTCGGGTACACTCCCGAGCGCCAGCAGTGGTTGGGGCCACACGGGGCGCCCACGTGTCTCGTGACCGACCTCGGTGTGTTCGGGTGGGATCCCGCCACCGGGCAGATGGTTCCTCGGACGCTCCACCCGGGCGTCTCCGGCGGCACCGTGCAGGAGCGGACCGGGTTCGCGCTCGACGTTCCGCCGAGCCTCCCGGTCACGCCGCCGCCCACCGCCGAGGAGATTGCGATTATCCATGCCGCCGATCCGCTGGAGGTGCGGAAGCTGGAATTCCTCTCCGGCAAGGAGGCCGGTGAGAAGTTTGCCGCGATCTACGAGCGGGAGCGTCAAACCCTTCACGCAGCGTGGCCGCGGCGCCGCCATTGA
- a CDS encoding CoA-transferase, protein MNKVVSCDDVVAEIHDGATIAIGGSSLSRKPMALVRALARSNRKNLRLIVNVGGPEVDLLIGTGKITDLVYAFVGFEVMGLAPHFRRARQQGSVRFQEWTEFTVMAGLDATIKRVPFLPTHAGLGTDVLRVNPAFRTMQDPFEGQTLLAVPALRPDVALIHVNLADPQGNGVILGDGHIDSLCAKAAKKTFLSAEQILLPERLQTYGHDVRILRTLVTGVVEAPWGAHFTGCAPDYRADLTHVQEYLGAARDGSAWNEYLERYVYVSDQEYQRALGNERTLGERLRV, encoded by the coding sequence ATGAACAAGGTGGTGAGTTGCGACGACGTCGTGGCGGAGATCCACGACGGGGCGACGATCGCGATCGGCGGGTCCTCCCTCTCCCGCAAACCGATGGCGCTTGTTCGGGCGCTCGCGCGGAGCAACCGCAAGAACCTGCGTCTGATCGTGAACGTGGGCGGACCCGAAGTGGACCTCCTGATCGGCACGGGGAAGATCACCGATCTCGTGTACGCGTTCGTGGGGTTCGAGGTGATGGGATTGGCCCCGCACTTCCGCCGCGCGCGCCAGCAGGGATCGGTGCGCTTCCAGGAGTGGACCGAGTTCACCGTGATGGCGGGCTTGGACGCGACGATCAAGCGGGTCCCGTTCCTCCCGACCCACGCGGGATTGGGGACGGACGTGTTGCGGGTCAATCCGGCGTTCCGCACGATGCAGGACCCGTTTGAGGGTCAGACCCTGCTCGCCGTCCCCGCCCTCCGGCCCGACGTGGCGCTGATCCACGTGAACCTCGCCGATCCTCAGGGCAACGGCGTCATCCTGGGAGACGGCCACATCGATTCGTTGTGCGCGAAAGCGGCCAAGAAGACGTTCCTCTCGGCGGAGCAGATCTTGCTCCCGGAACGATTGCAGACCTACGGCCACGACGTCCGGATTTTGCGGACGCTCGTCACCGGGGTCGTGGAGGCTCCGTGGGGCGCGCACTTCACCGGGTGCGCGCCCGACTACCGGGCGGACCTGACCCACGTCCAGGAATACCTGGGCGCGGCTCGCGACGGCTCGGCCTGGAACGAGTACCTGGAACGGTACGTGTATGTGAGCGACCAAGAGTATCAGCGCGCCCTTGGGAACGAGCGCACCTTGGGCGAGCGACTCAGAGTGTAA
- a CDS encoding SDR family oxidoreductase, with amino-acid sequence MFDGTFANKIALVTGASRGIGRATALTLAGGGADVVVHYHRNQAMAEDVARTIQERGRRAAAIGANLESPEEIGRLFDLVATQFGALDIFVANHAATAFKPTLEIKPHHFQRTFDLIVRALVLCVQRAVPLMKGRGGAIVTIAGQGTVECLPNYAILAAAKGAMETWTRYLAYELAPEGITANCVSPGVIATDSARFYGGDRFPEFDRLVSSYTPRGRMGTPEEVASVVAFLCSPGARFVDGQTIVVDGGLGLISAPFETFRTRGEGRA; translated from the coding sequence GTGTTTGACGGCACGTTTGCCAACAAGATTGCGCTGGTGACCGGAGCGTCGCGGGGGATCGGCCGGGCCACCGCCCTCACCCTGGCGGGCGGTGGCGCCGATGTCGTGGTGCATTATCATCGGAATCAGGCGATGGCCGAGGACGTGGCCCGTACCATTCAAGAGCGGGGACGGCGCGCCGCGGCGATCGGGGCGAACCTCGAGTCCCCCGAGGAGATCGGACGTCTCTTCGATCTCGTCGCCACGCAGTTTGGCGCACTCGACATCTTCGTCGCCAACCACGCGGCGACCGCGTTCAAACCGACGCTCGAGATCAAGCCCCACCACTTCCAGCGCACGTTCGATCTGATCGTGCGCGCGCTGGTCCTCTGCGTGCAGCGGGCCGTCCCCCTCATGAAGGGCCGCGGAGGAGCGATCGTCACGATCGCCGGGCAGGGGACGGTCGAGTGTCTGCCCAACTACGCCATACTCGCTGCGGCCAAGGGCGCAATGGAGACGTGGACGCGCTACCTCGCCTACGAACTGGCGCCGGAGGGCATCACGGCGAACTGTGTCAGCCCCGGCGTCATCGCCACGGACTCCGCCCGCTTCTACGGAGGGGACCGGTTCCCGGAGTTCGACCGGCTCGTCTCATCGTACACGCCTCGGGGGCGGATGGGCACCCCGGAGGAGGTGGCCTCGGTGGTGGCGTTCCTGTGCAGCCCCGGCGCGCGGTTTGTCGACGGGCAGACGATCGTGGTCGACGGCGGGCTCGGGCTTATTTCCGCGCCGTTCGAGACATTTCGCACACGAGGGGAGGGTCGGGCATGA
- the fabF gene encoding beta-ketoacyl-ACP synthase II, whose protein sequence is MARALITGIGAITPVGLSAPETWANLLAGHSGVRPLTRFDASRFPVRIAADVRGFDPLTVMTRKRARRTARFAQLAAGAAHEALADARLPPLAEISDRVGVTIGTALGGIEVIDEEAPRLYGDGPSRVSPFLLPMLIANMASSAVSIRFGLRGPSSAPVGACASGTIALAEALRWIRTGEADYVLAGGTEGGLTPTVWAALCALGALSTRNEAPAKASRPFDRERDGFVYGEGAVVFVVEREDLARAREATVYAELAGAALTSDAYHETAPQPEGDAAAAAMRRALTDARAGADAVDLVVAHGTGTPLNDAAETRAIKHALGSHARAVPVTAPKSMVGHLIGAAGALAALVGVLAIRDGRIPPTINLDTPDPECDLDYVPHLSRPARVRLALANAFGFGGQNCVVAVRAPAGR, encoded by the coding sequence GTGGCGCGCGCGCTCATCACGGGGATCGGAGCAATAACGCCCGTAGGGCTGTCGGCCCCTGAAACCTGGGCCAATCTCCTCGCCGGTCACAGCGGCGTCCGGCCGTTGACCCGATTCGATGCCTCTCGCTTTCCCGTCCGCATCGCCGCGGATGTCCGGGGGTTTGACCCGCTCACGGTGATGACCCGCAAGCGCGCCCGGCGAACCGCGCGGTTTGCCCAGCTGGCTGCCGGCGCGGCCCACGAGGCACTCGCCGATGCTCGACTCCCCCCACTTGCCGAGATCTCCGATCGGGTCGGGGTCACCATCGGTACCGCGCTCGGCGGGATCGAAGTCATCGACGAGGAAGCCCCGCGGCTCTACGGAGACGGTCCTTCTCGAGTGTCTCCCTTTCTTCTGCCGATGTTGATCGCGAACATGGCGTCGTCTGCGGTCAGCATCCGATTCGGTCTCCGGGGCCCCTCGAGCGCGCCCGTGGGGGCGTGCGCAAGCGGCACGATCGCGCTCGCGGAGGCGCTGCGGTGGATCCGAACGGGAGAGGCCGATTACGTCCTCGCCGGGGGGACGGAGGGGGGACTGACCCCGACGGTATGGGCGGCGCTGTGCGCGCTCGGCGCGCTCAGCACCCGGAACGAGGCTCCGGCGAAAGCGAGCCGCCCGTTCGACCGGGAGCGGGATGGGTTCGTGTATGGGGAGGGCGCCGTCGTGTTCGTTGTCGAACGGGAGGACCTCGCGCGCGCACGGGAGGCCACGGTGTACGCCGAACTGGCCGGGGCCGCGTTGACGAGCGACGCCTACCATGAAACGGCCCCGCAGCCGGAGGGCGACGCCGCAGCCGCGGCGATGCGCCGGGCCCTCACCGACGCGCGCGCCGGCGCCGATGCGGTCGACCTCGTCGTCGCGCACGGTACAGGGACCCCGCTGAACGATGCGGCGGAGACGCGCGCGATCAAGCACGCGCTCGGTTCGCACGCCCGCGCGGTGCCGGTCACCGCTCCCAAGAGCATGGTGGGCCATCTGATCGGCGCGGCGGGCGCGTTGGCAGCGCTCGTCGGTGTGCTGGCGATCCGGGATGGGCGGATCCCCCCAACGATCAACCTCGATACGCCTGATCCGGAGTGCGACCTCGATTACGTCCCGCATCTGTCTCGGCCCGCCCGGGTCCGCCTTGCGCTCGCCAACGCCTTCGGGTTCGGAGGACAGAACTGCGTGGTAGCTGTCCGCGCGCCCGCGGGCCGCTAG